Sequence from the Temnothorax longispinosus isolate EJ_2023e chromosome 6, Tlon_JGU_v1, whole genome shotgun sequence genome:
tacatttaaaaactaaatatgtttatcaatatagaattattaattttttatttataaactgtAGGATGAGATATGGGTTTGAGATTATCAAAACATTCTGTTGATTATAGGTATGGATACAAGTTCCTATGGAGAATCCAATTAGGCAAACCTATTCTTACAGAACAGAGGATTGCCCAGTAGAAGAAAATCCATGGGAATGGTGGAATGTCTTTAGAGTAATATGTGATTACAATAAAAGATTAGGAATTGCGTTAATTGTCAGTCATGACCTGCCTGAAGAGGAAGAGGTAACTTATGGCTCCTGTACACAGGACGCGGGACAATGCGGCAAAACGGCAAAGCGGTGACCAATCACCGTTTTATAATCAGtcaattatacaatatatattacttccGGAAAAGCAAGACAATAATTTGTCACCGCTTTGCCacgtcctgtgtgcaggagccattaaagataagtttataatttaactataGAATACCACACTTCCTACGAGTCCCGATTTTATCACACTGGGTGTACGATACCCAGTGtactttcaattattaataactttttgaaaagtcgatatttttaaacatgtttctaggtttttttaaatttaaacagcAGAATGTCAGAAACGCGTCTGTGTCATAATTGCGATTAACatttaaagacaaaaattaatttcggaAAAAGCCcgaatagaaatttttctgaCTCACAAAAAGCGCTATTTGGTTccaaaaattactttttttttaacgctgTATTGTGTAAAAAGACTAGTCATTTGTTGAAGGTAAAGgatgtaatttttcaaaaagaaataagaaataatgatttctttaaaaaatatattgttttgacGTGACAAAAGTTGACTATGACACTAAAGCACTTACACCACACATAGGTATAGCACAttcaatattgtttttaaggctcctgggctTTCGCCACGGTCATGTGAGATCATGATGTCAGAGGCGAGAAATAACACGCTGAGAAGTTTtgtgttacatttattttacgaatgtttattaactgtcaaGGGAAAAGGATAGACCTCAGAGTATTTTTGAAGTGTGCTGAAATGATctgaagtattattttatgcaaatataatagctttttatttggaaatggcACACAAGAATTCTTAAcgtgtcatttctcgcttctgacacGCTACGTCACGAACTAACACGATCGCGGCGAGTACTCAGGAGCCTTAATGGCATGTCATACATCTATTAAACGGCAGATGAGGCTGCGCAGCATGGAGAGTCATAGAGGGGGaacaaaagtttatttacCTTACTTTACCACTTCGATTCCTTAACTTTCACTATATGTATAGAAACGGCgggaattttaataacaaatgtgAGTGTGTTACACTCACAATCAGTGTGATGTTCTACGGTTAAAATTGTGCAATATGAATGTGATGTGTATAAACTTACAATTtgagttttaatttataagattgaTAGATGGCTCGGAGAACCAGTGAGATGTTTGATTTTGCCGACAACGTTATttctaacaaataaaaaaggataTCCGGTACTAAGTAAAGCACACCAAGTATTAGTAAAGAGATTTGCTGTGTTAGaagtacaatttattttaacaggCGCATCACGTTACCAAAGTATTAGCTACTATCATAACTACCTTGATTACCTGTGGAAGGTAAAACTGAAGagatgatataaaattatcaaaagatgaattctttctttataacaACTTTGTTGAATGTAGGAAATaatgtctttattttttcagggATGCCAAAGTGATGGAACAGTGGAAAGATTCGCTCGAGGATATGAGGATTATCTGCAATGTCCATTACAGCCTCTAATGGATAATCTGGAGTCACAAACTTATGAAATATTTGAGAAGGATCCCGTAAAGTATCGAGAATATCAGAGTGCTATATACGAAGCTATTAAAGCAATAATATCCAAGATGGAAGAGGAGGAAAGGACGATGTAAGTCGAATCATTATAAGGTaatatacgtaattaataatatacgtataacaattataaatttttagagtTATTATGGTAGTTGGTGCTGGAAGAGGGCCGCTTGTAACCGCATCTCTGAATGCCGCAGAAATGGCCTATcgagaagtaaaaatatatgcagtGGAGAAAAATCCTAATGCCGTGATAACgtgagattattttaaaatataacaattatattggattggataaaaaatctaatttttttaataggatgatttttattaagtgtaatataattatatcaatgagaagaaaaattaagccaaaaataacaaaaagtagtcgggagaaaaaagattagcgattttttatttaataaaatattgattttatataaaacttgtttttgaatttcttttgaaaaaaataaattgggACATTCTTTGtccaatattatattacattttatatgattataaattatatattcattaatttcatCATCTATATTTACAGTTTACAGGCCCTTCAGAGAGATATGTGGAAAGAAAAAGTTACAGTAGTATCGTGCGATATGAGAGAATGGAATCCCCCAGAAAAAGCTGATATTATTGTGTCTGAATTACTCGGATCCTTTGGCGATAACGAATTATCTCCTGAATGTCTAGATAATGTCCTCAAGTTCTTAAGAGGTTCGCAATACATGCCAAActacataaattatatgaatagcattaatcatttttttaatacttatttgaaatttttagatgACGGAATTAACATACCGCAATCATATACTTCATACATAGCTCCTATGCAATCCTCTAAACTGTACAATGAAGTAAGGCAACTTAGAGATAAAGATAAACATCCGATGACTCACTTTGAAACTCCATATGTAGTACATCTTCAAAACAAATACGACATAGCAAATCCAAAACCACTTTTTACATTCAAACATCCGAATACAGGTTTGTATAAAGTatccaattatttatattttaattattttaatttccttacacatttgtatctttttagaCGCTGTTACTGACAATTCGAGATATGAAACCAAAACTTTCCAAGTGGAACAGAATTGCGTATTACATGGATTTTCAGGATATTTTACAGCAGTTTTATATGGAAACATCACATTAAGCATAGAGCCTAGCACATATAGCCCAGATATGTTTAGTTGGTTCCCAATCTTTTTTCCACTTaaggtatataataaaaataattttttctttttaaggtatacttgtaaaatataaatcttgagataagataaaaatatttatcgatacaGGAACCAATACAATTGAAAGCAGAAGATGAAATAGTGGTTCATTTCTGGCGCAGATGTGGTTCTAAGAAAGTGTGGTACGAATGGTGTCTTAGCAAACCCATCCCAGTCTCAATCCATAATTCAACTGGACGTTCTTCCATTATCGGATTATAATGTAACGATTCCGTGTTTATTCCTTGTTTGTTTAAGATCTTTCTGATAATGTATGCAATATCATAATTAGGTTATCAAGTATCAATTATTATAGGTAGTATacttaaattttctaaagaatAGATAGTATTTACTCcgaatatttttcgtatttttgcattaattttatttgacatttGTAAGCTTGATGCATTAATGTAAACAAGATTTAGAATTCAATTTGACATAGAACTTGATATAAtgtagaatataaatttttttatttacatatgtgtatatatgtgagTGACGCGACAAAAGTTTCTGAAACAAATGTTTATTCGTTTGTTTTACTTGTggtattatatgtacatacgccTGAGATCAAAAGACGCGGTAGCGTCTCGCACCAAGTTTACgcgtatataagtatattggAGTGTGCATTGGCTTGGCTGATGtgaggcgagagagagagaggtaatATAGCATGGTGTCTTTGTCATACAATTTGTATGACAGACAACTGCAGGATACGTACATGCATCTTGTACAACAGAGAAAAACAGAGATCCCAAAACATTATCTATTTTCTGATAATTTTTCGTCCATGGGCGTAGTATGGCAGTGCACACTCCAGTATACTTATATCTCAGTGTATTGTAAAGTACTCggattgtatattttttatcatccGATATTTATTTAGCATCAGGTAATAGTCATTGACAGCGTAAAAcgataaagaataaagagaAGTATATTCGTGTGAAAGatacgatatataaatatttgctttattgcaaatagtttttttatgtactGTAACTGTAGATCTTAATATGACGCTGATGTCTGAGGTCACTGATATTCAATGAGGTCATTGATATTGTAGAATTTTGATAACATGTATTACGAGATGTTCTCGAAGCGTACTGTTACTGTCTTCTTAAACTCACGTGATTTGAAAAACGTCTAAATTCTACATATTGTAAGATTGATATTGAACCAAATGTTGTCCATATAACAATAATCctgaatataaatatgtacactttacaataaatttctaCTTATTGACAAATgacttcaaattttttatataaatccctctgatttatttaataaaagaaattattataattctatacTATAATTCTACACacataatatcaaattatgtGTGTAAGCTAAGCTAtcttactttattatacagtAAAACATAAGACAGAAGATGCATGTAATATCcacagatataataatattgttaacaaTTCATGAAATCAACATGGAGGACaacaaacgaaaaaaatattaccgcTTATaacttaaaacttaaaatatggAAAGTCTATCTGTTCTCATTTAATTCTAGTGTATAAAACCAGAGAATACTAAATAACAAACTATcttctaataacaaacaactaatgaaataatttaaagagaattCTATATCAATTAAATGCTAACACtttagataaaaaatctatGAAATGAAAACTAATGTCGATTGAGTGTAATTATGCAAGGTGAAATTAATCTCAACTTAAtatctcctttttttattgtaaaatgtatgtCTGAGAATAATGTGGTCTAATATACAATCTAGCTGCATTAAGAATACAAGGAttgcttctattttataagaaatttatagaattttattcgttgtgattaaaaaaattaagtaaaaaaattgtacgtgTAGCTAccaaagttattttttttagtctcTCGGACCTTCTCAGTTTAACACAAATTATCCTACAGTATGACTTACtgtaataaatgcataaatcATCCTTTCACAACGTGATTGTGACGCGACTTTACAACAGATGTATAAcggttttataattatgcgtattgtgttttaattcttttaatctttgattttttttgtatttttactgAAAATGGTCTAGTAACAGACCGAAACGTctgtagattaattttatcacaaataCAAGTTTTTCAACGCTAACACCTTGTTACAGTTCTATGCTCCTTATTTTCtcaattgatttattaatcgcCTGAGcctttgatatttatttattttttacttattgcTCACATCCAATTGGAGCAagtcatataattttaaaaataaatcgagcCTGCTGATCTGTAACGTAGAATCTgtatatcatttctttttatttcattagaaattgcaaattacaATTCACATCGACTCGTGCATTCTGAAGATATTCTCtacgatttaataaaaataaataacacgtCTAAACATTATTCGCTGCTGACGATGATGGCTGATAgcagaaatataaaactaaCTTGATTGCTCAAAGACCGGAGGTCACTTACTATTTGTGTTGCAATTGTACTCGAGATTGTTCTATGCTCGTACACGTAATCAACGTTTGTGTCTAGTGGCCGAGGAAAGCGGGCCAAGATtcgaaaaaattctttttttttttacattcttgGCGAAATTTGAGCGTGTATCCTAGCTCGTTTTGCACTCGTTCTTACATTGACCTGTTTAAAATATCTAGTTTGATGAGATAAGAGAGCGGCTAATAACGATAGAAACGTGCTAGCTGGATCACTGGTCTCGTGTCTCATTACTCGACCGAGGACTCAGCTCAGCCTGCTCAGCTCCGTTTTGCTCTCGCCGCGGGTTGCGTTGCATCACGCGTAACTCGCGTGAGGGTCCGGAGTAAGAAAAGAGGTTAGGTAGTCTCGTGCACGGTCTCGCACGGCGATCGCGGAAACAAAGAAGAAATGGCAAGATTAATCGTCCAGATCAGCAGATGCGCGGCAAAAACGTTCGTCTCGCACGGCGATTTCCTCGGCACAGCCGTCAAGTCGAAGATACCAACTCTCGCCGTGGCACGATCCATAACCACAACTCGGAACTTGAGAATCGGTGAGTGCGCGTGAAAATTAGCCCGGGATCACCGGCTAGGGTTTTTAAAGGTCGCCGACACGACAGTTTGCGAAAACTGTGACAGGAAGAAATGATTTGGTCGTTGAGTACTATCTATTGCGAGTTTTCTCcgcttctttttgataagtttgtctggattgacctttCGATGAGGAATCAATGTTGGTTGTatgtacacgcgcgcgcgcgcgcacgcatatACCCGTGCGTACCAAAAGTTCCGGAACGCCCAATCATCTCAGAAAGTACttattggtttattggaaaaatgtttcagataaaagttggagggtCAAAGAAacctgatatttttttattattgcaattgtTTGGGAAACGTTTGGGCAAATTTAGGAATATATTCTCATAGTTTAGGAAATAatatagttaattatttataatttaataaaaattaattgagcgTATAGTTagcagacataattttaaaaacattttttttttaatcaatgtGAAATCATTTGGGTACCACgtctgtaattttttcaatgtttggGATTAAATAATGATCGGTAAGTGTGAAGAACATAGTGACTTGCTCACTGATTTGGCTGAAACTTaacattattgtatattttggcGTGTTAAATCTGAATATGAAAGTTAAAATCGTCGTTCTCAAGTGcaacaaaagttataaagtGCTAAAATCGACTTTCCGGTTAGGAAATCTGCTATATCGCCAACGTGCaggtatgtatgtacaacatGTATCATACATACACGTACATGCAGAGAGAGCATGCGCAGTGACATAAAAGTGagcgaaatttaaaatatattatactaatgtAATGAAAATCTATTTGGAATCGTACTAGCTTGGATCTTTTTTTGCTCTTTTCGCGAAACAAGGTCCAATAAGCTATATAGCCCTATTCGCTCCAACCAGCCCTTTCGTGTCCCCACGAGTTTCTAATCCTCGCatcataactcacgaacaaattgacgaaatttaatgttccaaagcgcaaattaaagctaaaagtagtagctttaatttgcgctttggaacattaaatttcgtcaattcgttcgtgagttatgatGCGAGAATTAAACAGGCGGAAAAAGGGGTTGGAGCGAATAGGGCTAGTATAGTTCCAAATAGGTTTTCAAGTGATTATTTTGaatcttttctaaattttgatattttttgtgacTCTCTTTGTGTGTAAAAATCTTTGTGGTCTCCGACagtgataataattaatcgagGAAGTCCGAAgaatatgtgtgtatagacagtacacatgtaggcGGAGGAGCCTGCGACAGAGCCCCTTCCGCGGCTACATGTATACTTTCAAGTTtcaagtaaaagaaaattgaagatTACATCTTCGAATTCCTTCGTTTGATTTTATCACTGTCGGAGTCACAACAAAGATTTTTACCAAGAAAAccgcaaaaaaatttcaaaattcggaaaaggccCTATTCTGAATAATTACCAGTTTTCATTATAGGCTGCATTTCGAAATtcaagcggggagcacacacttctgcgcaacgcataatgcgtaagcataagaaaattgattggtctatttccttatgcacatgtgtatggaccaatcaattttcttatgcttacgcattatgcgttgtgcagaagtgtgtgctccccgcttcactgtcagcaactttcagtactgaaaatctatagtatacgtgacgtaaaatatagatttgcagtactgacagtgaatatcggaatgcagccatcATATAGTATAGTATACCTACAGGgtgaatcattttaatcaacgcaggcaaatatctcgaaatatggaagatatggaaaaatgtttcagacaaaagttatATGGTTTAAAGAGGGATACATTCCGGCGTGAGTCATGTCGTAGATGTCatcgttttcaagaaattttaaaggcgactactttcttaaatggaacttaattttttccttaagataaaagttgtagatttCGTTGAGACGTTTTTAAAACACTATAACTAAGCTCTCTTTTGTTAAGAAtttcttgagatattttaaattttgtcataatatatttttaaccttTGATGTGCACACCTCTTCGAAATTACGTATTATGCACAGGGGGTATTTCATACCCCAATCActtaaaacgtttattacagaCGTACAATTCGTTATTTTGACTCAAACAAAATTGCTGGCTATTATTCAAAGCTTCCAAAATAAGTCAAAAACAAATAGGAAACGGCTAATGCGAGTCAGCGCGGGACTTGGTGcgcgataaaaacaaataatttaaaacaaagttaATTTAAACGAACGTTTCGACTCTGCATCGAGGCTTCAGCGTTTATTAGGCAGATCTCTGCAAACctcttttttaagaaaacaaaaaatcaaaatcttAACGATACGGGCGACGATAGGAAATGGTTTACgattcctttttttccgtcCACCTCggttaaatttaaagatgtctttagaGGTTCAGACACTCATTTAGCTTTTTACAGTGTcaataaacttaataaactgATCAAAGTTCAGAAGGATGCGTTACCGAATTCCGCCAAGAGCAATGTAGTTTATAAGATTTCGTGTCGTGACTGCGATGCTTCTTACGTAGGACAAACAGGCAGACAACTAAAGACCAGAATTTCGGAGCATCGCAGCCACATCAACAGAAACAGTTCTGCGCTTTCCGTGATTACCGATCACAGAATTCTCGAAGACCACGATTTTAATTGGAACAACGTTGAGATTTTGGATTGCGAGAGATTTTACTATAAGCGTCTCATTTCGGAGGTCCTACATATTCAACAACAGCGCCACGGTCTGAATCGCCAATCAGACACTGAGTTTTTACATCACGCGTATCTACCCatcataaacaatatttaatttctggtTGCCC
This genomic interval carries:
- the Csul gene encoding protein arginine N-methyltransferase 5, yielding MTNQRPVSCGLDFCCAVNLSDCLIYANDSKYDFVCVPLVHPLFKREFISGPAKNRPGPFTRPDLILSSSDWNNLIIGKFSPLINVDSIDPVVRKNSEETLNQELCLASHFGLSGVTFKLRCGVDKNMNLARIISDKVNKDNCTFQVWIQVPMENPIRQTYSYRTEDCPVEENPWEWWNVFRVICDYNKRLGIALIVSHDLPEEEEIDRWLGEPVRCLILPTTLFLTNKKGYPVLSKAHQVLVKRFAVLEVQFILTGASRYQSISYYHNYLDYLWKGCQSDGTVERFARGYEDYLQCPLQPLMDNLESQTYEIFEKDPVKYREYQSAIYEAIKAIISKMEEEERTIVIMVVGAGRGPLVTASLNAAEMAYREVKIYAVEKNPNAVITLQALQRDMWKEKVTVVSCDMREWNPPEKADIIVSELLGSFGDNELSPECLDNVLKFLRDDGINIPQSYTSYIAPMQSSKLYNEVRQLRDKDKHPMTHFETPYVVHLQNKYDIANPKPLFTFKHPNTDAVTDNSRYETKTFQVEQNCVLHGFSGYFTAVLYGNITLSIEPSTYSPDMFSWFPIFFPLKEPIQLKAEDEIVVHFWRRCGSKKVWYEWCLSKPIPVSIHNSTGRSSIIGL